The following proteins are co-located in the Engraulis encrasicolus isolate BLACKSEA-1 chromosome 2, IST_EnEncr_1.0, whole genome shotgun sequence genome:
- the LOC134459392 gene encoding 5-hydroxytryptamine receptor 3A-like has translation HLQEDDTQTFTPYIWIEATWANKLLSWQPDQFCGIEEVSVPRELLWKPDLFLYETTERSQDITGSPYIMLKHDGTVVLDGTRKVVSTCAMDAYKFPFDSQNCTFTFISAIHSDKELCLVPSSNSSMVTLKSRNMSSTDEWEFINATVEAKTLSYQEGMWSAIVYTISIRRVSLLHVLTFILPILFLLILDVASFFMSDTRGEKMGFKVTVLLAMSVLLLILNDTLPSKPRRTPLIAVYVIISFGFMLLSLLESILVGYLIDSGETQGCDTSRWCNMEKGVDPQQGDTGDGNRKSVDEVICVANGECQQEATPMTENTEKYERGDPVPLQRDEGGDYVPLQRDEGGDPVPLLLRLILQELQRDAQQNQPPIQNRNSVVRYINTTFFILYLLSISIFLPTLFLTWMA, from the exons CATCTGCAGGAAGATGACACCCAAACCTTCACACCGTACATATGGATTGAGGCT ACATGGGCCAATAAGCTGCTCTCCTGGCAGCCAGACCAGTTCTGTGGGATCGAGGAGGTGTCTGTTCCTCGGGAGTTGCTATGGAAACCGGATCTGTTTCTTTACGAGAC GACGGAGCGTTCCCAGGACATCACAGGAAGTCCCTACATCATGCTGAAGCACGACGGCACGGTTGTCCTTGACGGCACTCGGAAGGTCGTCTCCACCTGTGCTATGGACGCATATAAGTTCCCCTTCGACAGCCAGAACTGCACCTTCACATTCATCTCGGCCATTCACTCAG ACAAGGAGCTGTGCCTGGTTCCCTCGTCCAACTCGTCTATGGTGACCTTGAAGAGCCGCAACATGTCCAGCACAGACGAATGGGAGTTCATCAATGCTACTGTGGAAGCCAAGACCCTCAGCTACCAGGAAGGGATGTGGAGTGCAATTGTGTATacg ATCAGCATCCGCAGGGTGTCCCTGCTGCATGTGCTGACCTTCATCTtgcccatcctcttcctcctaatTCTGGACGTCGCCTCCTTCTTCATGTCGGACACACGCGGGGAGAAGATGGGATTCAAG GTCACGGTGCTGCTGGCCATGTCAGTCCTGCTGCTCATCCTCAACGACACACTACCCAGCAAACCCAGGAGGACACCCCtcatag CTGTGTATGTCATCATATCGTTTGGCTTCATGCTGCTGAGTCTGCTGGAGAGTATCCTGGTGGGCTACCTGATAGACAGCGGAGAGACCCAAGGCTGTGATACCTCCCGGTGGTGCAATATGGAGAAGGGTGTCGACCCACAGCAGGGTGACACAGGAGATG GAAACAGGAAGTCTGTGGACGAGGTCATTTGTGTGGCCAATGGAGAATGTCAGCAGGAGGCCACACCCATGACAGAGAACACCGAGAAGTATGAGAGGGGCGACCCTGTACCCCTCCAGAGGGATGAGGGGGGCGACTATGTACCTCTCCAGCGGGATGAGGGGGGCGACCCTGTACCTCTCCTCCTGCGCCTCATCCTCCAGGAGCTCCAGAGGGATGCACAGCAGAACCAACCCCCCATCCAGAACCGGAACTCTGTGGTGCGCTACATCAACACCACTTTCTTCATACTCTACctgctctccatctccatcttcctcCCCACCCTCTTCCTCACCTGGATGGCTTAA